The following are encoded in a window of Halosolutus halophilus genomic DNA:
- a CDS encoding FAD-dependent oxidoreductase, which produces MKGTPVSVESVREVGPDTVAIELEAPAEFDAVPGQFVLLRAVPESDDQRDVDEDDVVMRHYTLSSPSVGETFEITVGIDPDGDLSPWLADLDGGETVHIEGPFGTITYERDCDVVAIAGGPGVGPAVAIAEAAHDAGHDAIVIYQDDEPAHVDRLEAIEDEGVDVRFVDEDADDELADAIATYHDDGQVYAFGFDDFVTVVASAIDDAGGDPDEALIENFG; this is translated from the coding sequence ATGAAAGGGACGCCAGTTTCCGTCGAATCGGTCCGCGAGGTCGGCCCGGACACCGTCGCGATCGAACTCGAGGCGCCCGCCGAGTTCGACGCTGTGCCCGGGCAGTTCGTATTGCTCCGTGCGGTCCCTGAGAGCGACGATCAGCGGGACGTCGACGAGGACGACGTCGTCATGCGCCACTACACGCTCTCGTCGCCGTCGGTCGGGGAAACGTTCGAGATCACCGTCGGGATCGATCCGGACGGCGACCTCTCGCCGTGGCTCGCCGATCTGGACGGCGGCGAAACCGTGCACATCGAGGGCCCGTTCGGGACGATCACTTACGAGCGCGACTGCGACGTCGTGGCGATCGCGGGCGGTCCGGGCGTGGGGCCCGCCGTCGCGATCGCCGAAGCGGCCCACGACGCGGGCCACGACGCGATCGTCATCTACCAGGACGACGAACCGGCCCACGTCGATCGGCTCGAAGCGATCGAAGACGAGGGCGTCGACGTCCGATTCGTCGACGAGGACGCCGACGACGAACTCGCGGACGCGATCGCAACCTACCACGACGACGGCCAGGTCTACGCCTTCGGTTTCGACGATTTCGTGACGGTCGTCGCGAGCGCGATCGACGACGCGGGTGGCGACCCGGACGAGGCGCTGATCGAGAACTTCGGCTGA
- a CDS encoding helix-turn-helix transcriptional regulator, which translates to MESPGEEILGRLVSDRRDCLAALVTKPRTKQELTNQLPCSRSTVDRAITDLSDAQLVEYAGGKWRTTYVGACTYRQYEAYSGRLCDIAEAAPVLEALPDETTMEDVFVIGSSVYETNPSVPDGTLDPMFASVRDATRVRVVVPKVMIGLADRFYRNVATGETYALEVLSATHVLEQLRELEFERGTEAMEDSNVSLYHGRIPFSFGFWISDEMEVGVIVYTKTGIAGILVNDTDEAVDRAVTKYESVKVAAEPVPTRRESG; encoded by the coding sequence ATGGAATCACCTGGCGAAGAGATACTCGGGCGTCTTGTCTCGGACAGGCGTGATTGTCTCGCAGCATTGGTAACTAAGCCTCGAACGAAACAGGAACTGACTAATCAACTGCCCTGCTCTCGGTCGACCGTTGATCGAGCGATCACGGACCTTTCGGATGCGCAACTCGTCGAGTACGCCGGTGGAAAATGGCGGACGACGTACGTCGGTGCATGCACATATCGGCAGTACGAAGCCTATTCCGGGCGGCTGTGCGATATCGCCGAAGCAGCGCCGGTTCTCGAGGCGCTTCCAGACGAGACGACGATGGAGGACGTGTTCGTGATCGGATCTTCCGTGTACGAGACGAATCCGTCCGTTCCGGACGGGACCTTGGATCCGATGTTTGCGTCCGTTCGAGATGCGACGCGAGTCCGCGTCGTCGTTCCGAAGGTGATGATCGGATTGGCGGATCGGTTCTATCGGAACGTGGCGACCGGAGAGACGTACGCACTGGAAGTCCTATCGGCAACGCACGTTCTCGAGCAGTTACGCGAGTTGGAGTTCGAACGCGGGACGGAGGCGATGGAAGATTCCAACGTCTCACTGTATCACGGACGGATCCCGTTTTCGTTCGGGTTCTGGATCTCTGACGAGATGGAAGTCGGCGTCATCGTCTACACGAAAACTGGTATCGCAGGGATCCTCGTCAACGACACTGACGAAGCGGTCGATCGAGCAGTGACGAAGTACGAATCAGTGAAGGTAGCTGCCGAGCCGGTTCCAACCCGTAGAGAATCCGGATAA
- the mce gene encoding methylmalonyl-CoA epimerase, translating to MHFDHAGIATDDAQALAGLYADLFGLEIAHEEEFDGMHVVFLDCDGGYLELLEPIEDGTISNYLENNGPGIHHLALATDGIESALTTARAHDVRVIDEEPRPGAWGHEVAFLHPKDTGGILIEFVEH from the coding sequence ATGCACTTCGATCACGCCGGTATCGCGACCGACGACGCACAGGCACTCGCCGGGCTGTACGCCGACCTCTTCGGCCTCGAGATCGCCCACGAGGAGGAGTTCGACGGCATGCACGTCGTCTTCCTCGACTGCGACGGCGGCTACCTCGAACTGCTCGAACCGATCGAGGACGGGACCATCTCCAACTACCTCGAGAACAACGGCCCGGGCATCCACCACCTCGCGCTCGCGACCGACGGTATCGAGAGCGCGCTCACGACCGCGCGCGCGCACGACGTGCGAGTGATCGACGAGGAACCTCGCCCCGGCGCGTGGGGTCACGAGGTCGCGTTCCTGCATCCCAAAGACACGGGCGGGATCCTGATCGAATTCGTCGAACACTGA
- a CDS encoding aldo/keto reductase, with the protein MESDADISTATIEAGGATIPALGFGTARMTGQECQRAVETALEMGYRHVDTAQMYDNEDAVGAAVAASDVDRHDVFVTTKLNTGNLAYEATLESTRESLDRLSLATIDLLLIHAPRSHTPLEETLRAMNELQDEGLVEHIGVSNFSVDQLETARQLSETPIVTNQVKYHPYRHQDDLLEYCVDHGICLTAYSPLAEGTVPGDDRLAAIGEAYGKSAAQVALRWLVQQPFVAAIPKASSREHIAANAAVFDFELTAEEMRAVADVGDGVWDRLAATLGLR; encoded by the coding sequence ATGGAGTCCGACGCCGACATCTCGACCGCCACGATCGAGGCCGGAGGTGCGACGATCCCGGCGCTCGGGTTCGGGACCGCGCGGATGACCGGCCAGGAGTGTCAGCGAGCCGTCGAGACCGCCCTCGAGATGGGGTATCGGCACGTCGACACCGCCCAGATGTACGACAACGAGGACGCCGTCGGCGCTGCCGTCGCGGCGAGCGACGTCGATCGCCACGACGTTTTCGTCACGACGAAACTGAACACGGGCAACCTCGCGTACGAAGCCACCCTCGAGTCGACCAGGGAAAGCCTCGATCGGCTCTCCCTCGCGACGATCGATCTCCTGTTGATTCACGCGCCGCGATCCCACACGCCGCTCGAGGAGACGCTCCGCGCGATGAACGAGTTACAGGACGAGGGCCTCGTCGAGCATATCGGGGTGAGCAACTTCTCCGTGGACCAACTCGAGACGGCCCGACAGCTCTCGGAGACGCCGATCGTCACGAATCAGGTGAAGTACCACCCGTATCGACACCAGGACGACCTGCTCGAGTACTGCGTCGACCATGGAATCTGCCTGACGGCGTACAGTCCGCTCGCGGAGGGGACGGTTCCGGGCGACGATCGGCTCGCGGCGATCGGCGAGGCGTACGGCAAATCCGCCGCACAGGTCGCCCTGCGGTGGCTCGTCCAGCAGCCGTTCGTGGCGGCGATTCCGAAAGCATCGAGTCGCGAACACATCGCGGCGAACGCGGCCGTCTTCGACTTCGAGTTGACGGCCGAGGAGATGCGTGCGGTCGCCGACGTGGGTGACGGCGTCTGGGATCGGCTGGCCGCCACACTCGGACTGCGCTGA
- a CDS encoding acyl-CoA mutase large subunit family protein translates to MFDSDELEEIRASKAEWHEEEVQPVLDRFGERQETFTTDTGGQEVDRLYTPADIADLDYEEDLGNPGEPPYTRGVYSTGYRGRLWTMRQYAGFSTPEDTNERYHYLLDQGQTGLSMAFDLPTQMGYDSDDDMAAGEIGKAGVAIDSLSDMETVFDGIPLDEVSTSMTINAPASVLLAMYIAVGDQQGVDREELRGTIQNDLLKEYIARNTYIYPPEPSMRIITDIFEFCADETPKFNTISISGYHIREAGSTAAQELAFTLGNGIEYVEAAIDAGLDVDEFAPQLSFFFNGHNNIFEEVAKFRAARRMWHDIMEERFDADDPKSKQLKFHTQTAGSMLTAQQIENNVVRVAYQALAAVLGGTQSLHTNGKDEALALPTEESVRTALRTQQILAHESGAADTIDPLAGSYYVESLTDEVEEDAYDILDEVEERGGMLDAVEQQWVQRQIQDTAFDRQREIEEQERIIVGVNEFQVDEDPEMDVEEVTAEDQQRQIDSLESVRADRDDEAVDANLEALREAARGEENLMPYIIDAVKVYATVGEICNVLRDEFGEYQPGSAV, encoded by the coding sequence ATGTTCGATTCCGACGAACTCGAGGAGATCCGTGCCAGCAAGGCGGAGTGGCACGAGGAGGAGGTCCAGCCGGTGCTCGATCGGTTCGGCGAGCGCCAGGAGACGTTCACCACGGACACGGGGGGCCAGGAGGTCGATCGGCTCTACACGCCGGCCGATATCGCCGACCTCGACTACGAAGAGGACCTCGGAAATCCGGGCGAACCACCGTACACGCGCGGGGTCTACTCGACCGGCTACCGCGGCCGACTGTGGACGATGCGCCAGTACGCCGGGTTCTCGACGCCGGAGGACACCAACGAGCGGTATCACTACCTGCTCGACCAGGGCCAGACCGGGCTCTCGATGGCGTTCGACCTGCCGACCCAGATGGGCTACGACTCCGACGACGACATGGCCGCCGGCGAAATCGGGAAGGCCGGCGTGGCGATCGACTCGCTGTCCGACATGGAGACCGTCTTCGACGGCATTCCGCTGGACGAGGTCTCGACCTCGATGACGATCAACGCGCCGGCGTCGGTGCTGCTGGCGATGTACATCGCGGTGGGCGACCAGCAGGGCGTCGATCGCGAGGAACTTCGCGGCACGATTCAGAACGACCTCCTGAAGGAGTACATCGCCCGCAACACCTACATCTACCCGCCGGAGCCCTCGATGCGGATCATCACGGACATCTTCGAGTTCTGTGCCGACGAGACGCCGAAGTTCAACACGATCTCGATCTCCGGGTATCACATCCGCGAGGCCGGGTCGACGGCCGCCCAGGAACTCGCCTTCACACTGGGCAACGGCATCGAGTACGTCGAGGCGGCGATCGACGCCGGCCTCGACGTCGACGAGTTCGCGCCACAGCTATCCTTCTTCTTCAACGGCCACAACAACATCTTCGAAGAGGTCGCCAAGTTCCGCGCCGCCCGGCGGATGTGGCACGACATCATGGAGGAGCGCTTCGACGCCGACGATCCCAAGTCGAAGCAACTCAAGTTCCACACCCAGACCGCGGGCTCGATGCTCACCGCCCAGCAGATCGAGAACAACGTCGTCCGCGTCGCCTACCAGGCCCTCGCGGCGGTCCTCGGCGGCACCCAGAGCCTCCACACCAACGGCAAGGACGAGGCACTCGCCCTCCCGACCGAGGAGTCCGTCCGCACCGCCCTCCGCACCCAGCAGATCCTCGCCCACGAATCCGGCGCGGCCGACACGATCGATCCCCTCGCCGGCAGCTACTACGTCGAGTCGCTCACCGACGAGGTCGAAGAAGACGCCTACGACATTCTCGACGAGGTCGAAGAGCGCGGCGGGATGCTCGACGCGGTCGAACAGCAGTGGGTCCAGCGCCAGATTCAGGACACCGCGTTCGATCGCCAGCGGGAGATCGAGGAGCAAGAACGCATCATCGTCGGCGTCAACGAGTTCCAGGTCGACGAAGACCCCGAGATGGACGTCGAAGAAGTGACGGCGGAAGACCAGCAGCGTCAGATCGACAGTCTCGAGTCGGTCCGGGCCGATCGGGACGACGAGGCCGTCGACGCAAACCTCGAGGCCTTGCGCGAGGCAGCACGGGGCGAGGAGAACCTGATGCCGTACATCATCGACGCGGTGAAGGTCTACGCCACCGTCGGCGAGATCTGTAACGTCCTGCGCGACGAGTTCGGCGAGTATCAGCCCGGCAGCGCGGTGTAG